One window of Drosophila busckii strain San Diego stock center, stock number 13000-0081.31 chromosome 3L, ASM1175060v1, whole genome shotgun sequence genomic DNA carries:
- the LOC108597990 gene encoding trypsin-4, giving the protein MKWIVLGCVLGIAAAQTGAGYYKDNGTHYLLYEHGMTKPPPPPPQISSNPNINAIEQLELQNLPTRIVNGKRIGCARAPYQAALHYRGQLICGGSVLNHDWVLTAAHCVEDKGRYEVRVGSMDQQRGGQAHRVAKIVPHANYDDFSMQHDLALLRLATPLQYARCVQPVRLPTDYTELLPDCYLVSGWGLSKVSDANVQRYLRGVTVCQISRQQCRRMYRKADVQIYKQMICAQRSGRDSCSGDSGGPLVAEDTLYGVVSFGIGCANKDYPGVYVNVRRYIGWIRKTTKQYDKQLI; this is encoded by the coding sequence ATGAAGTGGATAGTGTTGGGATGTGTGCTGGGTATAGCAGCGGCACAAACAGGCGCTGGTTACTATAAGGATAATGGCACACACTATTTGCTGTATGAACATGGCATGACgaagccaccaccaccaccaccacagaTAAGCAGCAATCCCAATATAAATGCTAtagagcagctggagctgcagaaTTTACCAACGCGCATTGTGAATGGCAAACGAATTGGCTGCGCTCGAGCGCCTTATCAAGCTGCTTTGCACTATCGCGGGCAGCTCATTTGCGGCGGCAGCGTGCTGAATCACGATTGGGTGCTAACTGCAGCGCATTGTGTGGAGGACAAGGGACGCTATGAAGTGCGCGTGGGTTCGATGGATCAGCAGCGCGGCGGGCAAGCGCATCGTGTGGCCAAAATTGTGCCACATGCCAACTACGATGACTTTAGCATGCAACATGatttggcgctgctgcgtctggCAACGCCGCTGCAATACGCACGCTGCGTGCAGCCCGTGCGTTTGCCTACGGATTACACTGAACTGCTGCCGGATTGTTATTTGGTCAGCGGCTGGGGATTGAGCAAAGTGTCGGATGCGAATGTGCAGCGCTATTTGCGCGGCGTTACAGTTTGCCAAATCAGTCGCCAGCAATGTCGGCGCATGTATCGCAAGGCAGATGTGCAGATCTATAAGCAAATGATTTGCGCGCAGCGCTCCGGACGTGACAGCTGCTCCGGCGATTCGGGTGGGCCGCTCGTAGCTGAGGACACGCTCTATGGCGTCGTTAGCTTTGGCATTGGCTGCGCCAACAAAGATTATCCTGGCGTCTATGTGAATGTGCGACGCTACATTGGCTGGATACGCAAGACTACCAAGCAATAcgataaacaattaatataa